One Oharaeibacter diazotrophicus DNA segment encodes these proteins:
- a CDS encoding exonuclease SbcCD subunit D has product MRFIHTADWHIGQTINGWTREAEHRAFLAGLPDLVAETGADALIVAGDVFDGINPSNDSLRLYYDALATLNARHPRLTTVIVAGNHDSAGRLQAPDVLLRRFGVHVVAGVHRIDGRLDLDRHLVPLPAADGGVGAHVLAIPFLRPGDLPGLAFDDGADGSPVVAATRRLYGEAVAAARERIGAAPLIATGHLHCLGALESEGAERRIVVGGEHAVPADIFPADVAYVALGHLHRAQGVGRDTVRYAGSPFPLSATELPYRHAVTVVDVDPDGAVRWVERPLARPVPCLRLPETGALKPADLAAAVAALGLDPALPREVQPLVHVVLAPDGPLAGVVVEAERLLEAHPLRCAGIRIERPAAATEGRAPETKALRLSDWRPEDLFARAFETRNGVPPGPEHREAFRRLLVAE; this is encoded by the coding sequence CGAGCACCGCGCCTTCCTCGCCGGTCTGCCCGACCTCGTCGCGGAGACCGGCGCCGACGCGCTGATCGTCGCCGGCGACGTCTTCGACGGCATCAACCCGTCCAACGACTCGCTCCGGCTCTACTACGACGCCCTGGCGACGCTGAACGCGCGCCATCCGCGGCTGACCACCGTGATCGTCGCCGGCAACCACGATTCCGCCGGCAGGCTCCAGGCGCCCGACGTTCTGCTTCGGCGCTTCGGCGTCCACGTCGTCGCCGGCGTCCATCGGATCGACGGCCGCCTCGACCTCGACCGCCACCTCGTGCCGCTGCCGGCCGCCGACGGCGGCGTCGGCGCCCACGTGCTGGCGATCCCGTTCCTGCGCCCCGGCGACCTGCCGGGCCTCGCCTTCGACGACGGCGCCGACGGCTCGCCGGTGGTGGCGGCGACGCGCCGGCTCTACGGCGAGGCGGTCGCCGCCGCGCGCGAGCGGATCGGCGCGGCGCCGCTGATCGCGACCGGCCATCTCCACTGCCTCGGGGCGCTCGAGTCGGAGGGCGCCGAGCGCCGCATCGTCGTCGGCGGCGAGCACGCCGTGCCGGCCGACATCTTCCCCGCCGACGTCGCCTACGTCGCGCTCGGCCATCTCCATCGCGCCCAGGGCGTCGGCCGCGACACCGTCCGCTACGCCGGTTCGCCGTTTCCGCTGTCGGCGACCGAACTCCCCTACCGCCACGCCGTCACGGTGGTCGACGTCGATCCGGACGGCGCCGTGCGCTGGGTCGAGCGCCCGCTGGCGCGGCCGGTGCCGTGCCTGCGCCTGCCCGAGACCGGCGCCCTGAAGCCGGCCGACCTCGCCGCCGCCGTCGCCGCCCTCGGCCTCGATCCCGCCCTGCCGCGCGAGGTGCAGCCGCTCGTCCACGTCGTGCTCGCCCCCGACGGCCCGCTCGCCGGCGTCGTCGTCGAGGCCGAACGGCTTCTCGAGGCCCACCCGTTGCGCTGCGCCGGCATCCGGATCGAGCGGCCGGCCGCGGCGACCGAGGGCAGGGCGCCAGAGACCAAGGCGCTGCGGCTGTCGGACTGGCGCCCGGAGGACCTGTTCGCCCGCGCCTTCGAGACGAGGAACGGCGTCCCGCCCGGGCCGGAGCACCGCGAGGCCTTCCGCCGGCTGCTCGTGGCGGAGTGA
- a CDS encoding AAA family ATPase produces MRLLAVRGRNIASLAEPFELDLSAEPLASAGLFAIVGRTGAGKSSILDALCIALYGACPRNEVGDGGEEVPDGPGRTLKAGDPRTCVSRGAAEAFAEADFVGVDGVTYRARWAVRRARNRVDGTLQKVERSVTDLDRGVVVANQVTEAGAVVVDRTRLTFAEFCRTVLLPQGQFDALLAANAKDRAALLEKITGTGHYRDISIAAHRHAADAAARVHDHETRRAATGVLADDDRAALDAERGALDAAETADADRRTAVDEALRRHRAVAEAGRRLAAAVASEIAATEAARALDDERAALVRLAAAEPLRAPRERRDGAAAAVGRAEARHTEATARLDAAATAAADATAAAMRASEAARAGEERARAFEPLWAEAARLDAELAVALAEETKAAEEATAAAGERDRLDAEAVRLEGVHADAERDLVAAATALAATAALEPLAARRDDVLALLADRRTARADAETGHAAARAAHLAERAAADDLERAAEADRTARDAHARAVADLDRFANDLATRDEPALRARREAAAELFRQVRDLAKAARAHDTARAEHDAATRRAEAASETIAAAGRAAEAAERERDAADATEKALAGPYERAAAAASAEAAHLRRVLVPGEACPVCGATDHPVLADDRVAGLLAALKADVDAARARREAAGRTILDAGRTAARGRGEAEAAAKALAAADGAVAAACADWHTGVEAAGRLGAAAGLALDWPDEPAEAVATAALAVVEEAGRSLRAELDAVETLKSAREAAITARDRAADAIAARAATRERLAADRTGHATAAALAERDAAAAERRESEAAARLAPHLEVLGIAADRCDESVDDAVRAAADRRAAAVAAHAAAIRAEAATGPAARDARAAATLAANAATRTADTLAARRDAAAALRDARAALLGGEATAVHRARVSDELTELRDTAATAAKANSDAAATLAAARADVAGADHALAEARESRVDAETDFADALVRLGFDEAGAADLLAVPTDTVAERRAAVAGADDRLREAAAVVAERRIDLADAEAALPPDTAVEALDGERLALDEAARQRRTRLGAIAAALESDDRARARVTEMETELAAARADAAVWAAVAEAIGSSDGSKFVKVAQDVTLGVLIELANGHLAYLKPRYVLTRGVGDLAINVIDRDMGDDTRSVRSLSGGERFLVSLALALALSGLGGRETFADTLFIDEGFGSLDAASLEMAMDALEALQGQGRTVGVISHVEGMTERIPVQVRVEAKGGGRSRVQVVAPAGWAGA; encoded by the coding sequence ATGCGCCTCCTCGCCGTCCGCGGTCGCAACATCGCCAGCCTCGCCGAGCCCTTCGAGCTCGACCTTTCCGCCGAGCCGCTCGCCTCGGCGGGCCTGTTCGCGATCGTCGGACGCACCGGCGCCGGCAAGTCGTCGATCCTCGACGCGCTCTGCATCGCCCTCTACGGCGCCTGCCCGCGCAACGAGGTCGGCGACGGCGGCGAGGAGGTGCCGGACGGCCCGGGCCGGACGCTCAAGGCCGGCGATCCGCGCACCTGCGTCTCGCGCGGCGCCGCCGAGGCTTTCGCCGAAGCCGACTTCGTCGGCGTCGACGGCGTCACCTACCGCGCCCGCTGGGCGGTGCGGCGCGCCCGCAACCGCGTCGACGGCACGCTGCAGAAGGTCGAGCGCTCGGTCACCGACCTCGATCGCGGCGTGGTCGTCGCCAACCAGGTCACCGAGGCCGGCGCCGTCGTCGTCGACCGGACGCGGCTGACCTTCGCCGAGTTCTGCCGCACCGTGCTGCTGCCCCAGGGCCAGTTCGACGCCCTGCTCGCCGCGAACGCCAAGGACCGCGCCGCCCTCCTCGAGAAGATCACCGGCACCGGCCACTACCGCGACATCTCGATCGCCGCCCACCGACACGCCGCGGACGCGGCCGCCCGCGTCCACGACCACGAGACCCGCCGCGCCGCCACCGGCGTCCTCGCCGACGACGACCGTGCCGCCCTCGACGCCGAACGCGGCGCCCTCGATGCCGCAGAGACCGCCGACGCCGACCGCCGCACCGCCGTCGACGAGGCGCTCCGCCGCCATCGCGCCGTCGCCGAGGCCGGCCGACGCCTCGCCGCCGCCGTCGCGTCCGAGATCGCCGCGACCGAGGCCGCCCGCGCCCTCGACGACGAACGCGCCGCCCTCGTCCGCCTCGCCGCCGCCGAGCCCCTGCGCGCGCCGCGCGAACGCCGCGACGGCGCTGCCGCCGCCGTCGGCCGCGCCGAGGCCCGCCACACCGAAGCCACCGCCCGCCTCGACGCCGCCGCCACCGCGGCGGCCGACGCCACCGCCGCCGCCATGAGGGCCAGCGAAGCCGCGAGGGCCGGCGAGGAGCGCGCCCGCGCCTTCGAGCCCCTCTGGGCCGAGGCCGCGCGCCTCGACGCCGAACTCGCCGTCGCCCTCGCCGAGGAGACCAAGGCCGCCGAAGAGGCAACGGCCGCCGCCGGCGAGCGCGACCGGCTGGACGCCGAGGCCGTCCGCCTCGAAGGCGTCCACGCCGACGCCGAACGGGACCTCGTCGCCGCCGCCACGGCGCTCGCCGCCACCGCCGCGCTGGAACCGCTCGCCGCCCGCCGCGACGACGTCCTGGCGTTGCTCGCCGACCGCCGCACCGCCCGCGCCGACGCCGAAACCGGCCACGCCGCCGCCCGCGCGGCCCACCTCGCCGAACGGGCCGCGGCCGACGACCTCGAGCGCGCCGCCGAGGCCGACCGTACCGCCCGCGACGCCCACGCCCGCGCCGTCGCCGACCTCGACCGCTTCGCGAACGACCTCGCCACCCGCGACGAGCCCGCGTTGCGCGCCCGACGCGAGGCCGCCGCCGAGCTGTTCCGGCAAGTTCGCGACCTCGCCAAGGCCGCGCGTGCCCATGACACGGCCCGCGCCGAGCACGACGCCGCGACCCGCCGCGCCGAGGCCGCGTCCGAAACGATCGCCGCGGCCGGGCGCGCCGCCGAGGCCGCCGAGCGCGAACGCGACGCCGCCGACGCCACCGAGAAGGCGCTCGCCGGCCCCTACGAGCGCGCCGCCGCGGCCGCTTCCGCGGAAGCCGCGCACCTCCGCCGCGTCCTGGTGCCCGGCGAGGCCTGCCCGGTCTGCGGCGCGACCGACCATCCCGTCCTCGCCGACGACCGCGTCGCCGGCCTGCTCGCCGCCCTGAAGGCCGACGTCGACGCCGCCCGCGCCCGCCGCGAGGCCGCCGGCCGCACGATCCTCGACGCCGGCCGCACCGCCGCCCGCGGCCGCGGCGAGGCCGAGGCCGCCGCGAAGGCGCTCGCCGCCGCCGACGGCGCCGTCGCCGCCGCCTGCGCGGACTGGCATACCGGCGTCGAGGCCGCCGGACGGCTCGGCGCGGCCGCCGGCCTCGCGCTCGACTGGCCGGACGAGCCCGCCGAAGCCGTCGCCACGGCCGCGCTCGCCGTGGTCGAGGAGGCCGGCCGCAGCCTTCGCGCCGAACTCGACGCCGTCGAGACGCTGAAGTCGGCGCGCGAGGCCGCGATCACGGCGCGCGACCGCGCCGCCGACGCCATCGCCGCCCGCGCCGCGACCCGCGAACGCCTCGCCGCCGACCGCACCGGTCACGCCACCGCCGCCGCCCTCGCCGAGCGCGACGCCGCCGCCGCCGAACGCCGCGAGTCGGAGGCGGCGGCCCGCCTCGCCCCCCATCTCGAGGTACTCGGCATCGCCGCCGACCGCTGCGACGAGTCCGTCGACGACGCGGTGAGGGCCGCCGCGGACCGCCGCGCCGCCGCCGTCGCCGCCCACGCCGCCGCGATCCGGGCCGAGGCCGCCACCGGCCCGGCCGCCCGCGACGCCCGTGCCGCCGCGACCCTCGCCGCGAACGCCGCGACCCGGACGGCCGACACCCTCGCTGCCCGCCGTGACGCCGCCGCCGCCTTGCGCGATGCCCGCGCGGCACTGCTCGGCGGCGAGGCGACCGCGGTCCACCGCGCCCGCGTCTCCGATGAACTGACCGAACTCCGCGACACCGCCGCCACCGCCGCGAAGGCGAACTCGGACGCCGCCGCCACCCTCGCCGCCGCCCGCGCCGATGTCGCCGGCGCCGACCATGCCCTCGCCGAGGCCCGCGAGTCCCGCGTCGACGCCGAGACCGACTTCGCGGACGCCCTCGTGCGGCTCGGCTTCGACGAGGCGGGCGCCGCCGACCTGCTCGCGGTGCCCACCGACACCGTCGCCGAGCGCCGCGCCGCCGTCGCCGGCGCCGACGACCGCCTGCGCGAGGCCGCAGCGGTGGTGGCCGAGCGCCGGATCGACCTCGCCGACGCCGAGGCCGCGCTCCCGCCCGACACGGCCGTCGAAGCGCTCGACGGCGAACGCCTCGCGCTCGACGAGGCGGCGCGGCAGCGCCGGACCCGGCTCGGCGCCATCGCCGCCGCGCTCGAAAGCGACGACCGCGCCCGCGCCCGCGTCACCGAGATGGAGACCGAACTCGCCGCCGCCCGCGCCGACGCCGCGGTGTGGGCCGCGGTCGCGGAGGCGATCGGATCGAGCGACGGCTCGAAATTCGTCAAGGTCGCCCAGGACGTCACCCTCGGCGTGCTGATCGAGCTCGCCAACGGCCATCTCGCCTACCTGAAGCCGCGCTACGTGCTGACGCGCGGCGTCGGCGACCTCGCCATCAACGTGATCGACCGCGACATGGGCGACGACACCCGCTCGGTGCGCAGCCTGTCCGGCGGCGAACGCTTCCTGGTGTCGCTGGCGCTGGCGCTCGCCCTGTCCGGACTCGGCGGCCGCGAGACCTTCGCCGACACCCTGTTCATCGACGAGGGCTTCGGCTCGCTCGACGCCGCCTCGCTCGAGATGGCGATGGACGCGCTCGAGGCGCTCCAGGGCCAGGGCCGCACCGTCGGCGTCATCAGCCACGTCGAGGGCATGACCGAGCGCATCCCGGTCCAGGTCCGCGTCGAGGCCAAGGGTGGCGGCCGCAGCCGTGTCCAAGTCGTCGCGCCGGCGGGCTGGGCCGGCGCGTGA
- the hydA gene encoding dihydropyrimidinase: protein MSTVIKGGTIVTADRTYESDVLVEGGRIAAIGPNLSGDTVVDAEGAFVMPGGIDPHTHLEMPFMGTTAAETWASGTYAALSGGTTMVVDFVIPARTDGGLLDALAAWEEKATRQACSDYSYHMCVTGWSQTVFDEMEQIVARGINTFKHFMAYKGALMVNDDEMFASFQRCAALGALPLVHAENGDIVAALQKKFMDAGVTGPEGHAYSRPPEVEGEATNRAIMIADAAGVPVYIVHTSSEQAHEAIRRARQKGMRVYGEPLVQHLTLDETEYFNRDWDYAARRVMSPPFRDKSHQDSLWAGLSAGSLQVVATDHCAFTTEQKRFGLKGFPAIPNGTGGLEDRMPVLWTKGVKTGRITMNEFVAVTSTNIAKILNVYPRKGAIEVGADADVVVWDPDKSKTISAATQRSIIDYNVFEGFEVTGLPRYTLSRGEIVFADGKNDAPRPGRGQFVPRKPFGAVNKALSVWKDITAPRMIERKPEYMPIGV from the coding sequence ATGTCGACCGTGATCAAGGGCGGCACGATCGTGACCGCCGACCGCACCTACGAATCCGACGTGCTGGTCGAGGGCGGCCGCATCGCCGCCATCGGTCCGAACCTCTCCGGCGACACCGTGGTCGACGCCGAGGGCGCCTTCGTGATGCCCGGCGGCATCGACCCGCACACCCATCTCGAGATGCCCTTCATGGGCACCACCGCCGCCGAGACGTGGGCGAGCGGCACCTATGCCGCGCTCTCCGGCGGCACCACCATGGTGGTCGACTTCGTCATCCCGGCCCGCACCGACGGCGGCCTCCTCGACGCGCTCGCGGCCTGGGAGGAGAAGGCGACCCGGCAGGCCTGCTCCGACTATTCCTACCACATGTGCGTCACCGGCTGGTCGCAGACGGTGTTCGACGAGATGGAACAGATCGTCGCCCGTGGGATCAACACCTTCAAGCACTTCATGGCGTACAAGGGCGCCCTGATGGTGAACGACGACGAGATGTTCGCCTCGTTCCAGCGCTGCGCCGCCCTCGGCGCGCTGCCGCTGGTCCACGCCGAGAACGGCGACATCGTCGCGGCGCTGCAGAAGAAGTTCATGGACGCCGGCGTCACCGGCCCCGAGGGCCACGCCTATTCGCGTCCGCCCGAGGTCGAGGGCGAGGCCACCAACCGCGCCATCATGATCGCCGACGCCGCCGGCGTCCCGGTCTACATCGTCCACACCTCCAGCGAGCAGGCCCACGAGGCGATCCGCCGGGCCCGCCAGAAGGGCATGCGCGTCTACGGCGAGCCGCTGGTCCAGCACCTGACGCTCGACGAGACCGAGTATTTCAACCGCGACTGGGACTACGCCGCCCGCCGCGTGATGTCGCCGCCCTTCCGCGACAAGAGCCACCAGGACAGCCTGTGGGCGGGCCTCTCCGCCGGCTCGCTCCAGGTCGTCGCCACCGACCACTGCGCCTTCACCACCGAGCAGAAGCGCTTCGGCCTGAAGGGCTTCCCGGCGATCCCGAACGGCACCGGCGGTCTCGAGGACCGCATGCCCGTGCTCTGGACCAAGGGCGTCAAGACCGGCCGCATCACCATGAACGAGTTCGTGGCGGTGACCTCGACCAACATCGCCAAGATCCTCAACGTCTACCCGCGGAAGGGCGCGATCGAGGTCGGCGCCGACGCCGACGTGGTGGTGTGGGATCCGGATAAGTCCAAGACCATCTCGGCCGCGACCCAGCGCTCGATCATCGACTACAACGTCTTCGAGGGCTTCGAGGTCACCGGCCTGCCGCGCTACACCCTCTCGCGCGGCGAGATCGTCTTCGCCGACGGCAAGAACGACGCCCCGCGCCCCGGCCGCGGCCAGTTCGTGCCGCGCAAGCCCTTCGGCGCGGTCAACAAGGCGCTGTCGGTCTGGAAGGACATCACCGCCCCGCGCATGATCGAGCGCAAGCCGGAATACATGCCGATCGGCGTGTGA
- a CDS encoding ABC transporter ATP-binding protein, translating to MAKVIPIDSRAPSAQPAPRRPVIDVRGLSLTFQTADGPVHALKDVDLAVEKGDFVSFIGPSGCGKTTLLRVIADLEQPTAGTIAVNGVSPEQARLARAYGYVFQAAALYPWRTIARNVALPLEIMGLSKAEQDARIARNLALVNLAGFEKKFPWQLSGGMQQRASIARALAVEPDLLLMDEPFGALDEIVRDHLNEQLLQLWAKTEKTVVFVTHSIPEAVYLSTRIVVMSPRPGRIHDVVESTLPRGPRPLDIRETPEFLKIAHRVREGLRAGHSYDD from the coding sequence ATGGCCAAGGTGATCCCCATCGACTCCCGCGCCCCGTCGGCGCAGCCGGCGCCGCGCCGGCCCGTCATCGACGTCCGCGGTCTGTCGCTGACGTTCCAAACCGCCGACGGCCCGGTCCACGCCTTGAAGGACGTCGACCTCGCGGTCGAGAAGGGCGACTTCGTGTCCTTCATCGGCCCGTCCGGTTGCGGCAAGACCACGCTGCTGCGCGTGATCGCCGACCTCGAGCAGCCGACCGCCGGCACCATCGCCGTCAACGGCGTCAGCCCGGAACAGGCGCGTCTGGCGCGCGCCTACGGCTACGTCTTCCAGGCCGCCGCGCTCTATCCCTGGCGCACCATCGCCCGCAACGTCGCGCTGCCGCTCGAGATCATGGGCCTCTCCAAGGCCGAGCAGGACGCGCGGATCGCCCGCAACCTCGCCCTCGTCAACCTCGCCGGCTTCGAGAAGAAGTTCCCCTGGCAGCTCTCCGGCGGCATGCAGCAGCGCGCCTCGATCGCCCGCGCCCTCGCCGTCGAGCCCGACCTCCTGCTGATGGACGAGCCCTTCGGCGCCCTCGACGAGATCGTCCGCGACCATCTCAACGAGCAACTGCTCCAGCTCTGGGCCAAGACCGAGAAGACCGTGGTCTTCGTCACCCACTCGATCCCCGAGGCGGTCTACCTCTCCACCAGGATCGTGGTGATGAGCCCGCGCCCCGGCCGCATCCACGACGTCGTCGAATCGACGCTGCCCCGCGGCCCTCGCCCGCTCGACATCCGCGAGACCCCGGAGTTCCTGAAGATCGCCCACCGCGTCCGCGAGGGCCTGCGCGCGGGGCACAGCTATGACGATTGA
- a CDS encoding cupin domain-containing protein → MSDCRLIRPGATSYAGKQGFDYIEGITAETTGSKGICMMLLTIPAGGRAKAHLHEAHETAIYMLKGVAETWYGDRLQHRIDVKAGDMFFIPAGMPHLPINRGPDEAVAVIARTDPNEQESVVLLPELDALVP, encoded by the coding sequence ATGTCCGACTGCCGCCTGATCCGCCCCGGTGCCACGTCCTACGCCGGCAAGCAGGGGTTCGACTACATCGAGGGCATCACGGCCGAGACGACGGGCTCGAAGGGCATCTGCATGATGCTGCTGACGATCCCGGCGGGCGGCCGGGCCAAGGCGCACCTGCACGAGGCCCACGAGACCGCGATCTACATGCTGAAGGGCGTCGCCGAGACCTGGTACGGCGACCGGCTGCAGCACCGCATCGACGTCAAGGCCGGCGACATGTTCTTCATCCCGGCGGGCATGCCGCACCTGCCGATCAACCGCGGCCCCGACGAGGCCGTGGCGGTGATCGCCCGCACCGACCCGAACGAGCAGGAGAGCGTCGTGCTGCTGCCGGAGTTGGACGCGCTGGTGCCGTGA
- a CDS encoding ABC transporter permease, giving the protein MPRTTGLSARLRLSVLPVATVILAILALWYVGAVALNAPFQRQLFATANQPYTTADLVVATLDQERPVLPSPHQVAAELWKTTVATPVTSKRSLVYHGWITLSSTLVGCGIGTLLGVLLAVLVVHSRTLDKSLMPWVIASQTIPILAIAPMVIVVLNAIGVTGLLPKAFISTYLSFFPVTVGMVKGLRSPEILHLDLMRTWSASPAQVFWKLRLPAAVPFLFTSLKVAVAASLVGAIVGELPTGAVAGLGARLLAGSYYGQTVQIWSALVAAALLAAALVTIVGVLDRLVRARMGARP; this is encoded by the coding sequence CTGCCGCGCACCACCGGCCTCTCGGCCCGGCTGCGCCTCTCCGTCCTGCCGGTGGCGACGGTGATCCTCGCCATCCTCGCGCTCTGGTACGTCGGCGCCGTCGCGCTGAACGCGCCGTTCCAGCGCCAGCTGTTCGCCACCGCCAATCAGCCGTACACGACCGCCGACCTCGTCGTCGCCACGCTCGACCAGGAGCGCCCGGTGCTGCCCTCGCCGCATCAGGTCGCTGCCGAGCTCTGGAAGACCACGGTCGCGACGCCGGTCACCTCCAAGCGCAGCCTCGTCTACCACGGCTGGATCACGCTCTCGTCCACGCTGGTCGGCTGCGGCATCGGCACGCTGCTCGGCGTGCTCCTGGCAGTGCTGGTGGTGCACAGCCGCACCCTCGACAAGAGCCTGATGCCCTGGGTGATCGCCTCGCAGACCATTCCGATCCTGGCGATCGCGCCGATGGTGATCGTGGTGCTGAACGCGATCGGCGTCACCGGCCTCCTGCCCAAGGCGTTCATCTCGACCTACCTGTCGTTCTTCCCCGTCACCGTCGGCATGGTGAAGGGCCTGCGCTCGCCGGAGATCCTGCATCTCGACCTGATGCGGACGTGGTCGGCGAGCCCGGCGCAGGTGTTCTGGAAGCTGCGGCTGCCGGCGGCGGTGCCGTTCCTGTTCACCTCGCTGAAGGTGGCGGTCGCCGCCAGCCTCGTCGGCGCCATCGTCGGCGAACTGCCGACCGGCGCCGTCGCCGGCCTCGGCGCACGCCTGCTCGCCGGCTCCTACTACGGCCAGACCGTGCAGATCTGGTCGGCGCTGGTGGCGGCGGCCCTGCTCGCCGCCGCGCTCGTCACGATCGTCGGCGTCCTCGACCGTCTCGTCCGCGCCCGCATGGGAGCCCGCCCGTGA
- a CDS encoding ABC transporter permease, translating into MTPASPGRVGVRSVVLPAAALLAALAALALPVGEGGAGPGFADVRLLSAALALAAAAWTTWKLAPAATILVGLVASTNAAAVVIGAVAAVGTAVGPAHWALLVGGWLTAWAATAALAAARPADPAAARIAGLAVPVLFGAWILVLWEALVRGLGVPAVLLPPPSAIGARLVSEIPTLAADFRQTFLKSVLIGWAAGCGLGFAVALVVDRVPFLRRGLLPVGNLVSALPVVGVAPIMVMWFGFDWPSKAAVVVIMTFFPMLVNTVEGLAAAGAMERDLMRTYAADHRQELLKLRLPAAMPFVFNALKINSTLALIGAIVAEFFGTPIVGMGFRISTGVGRMAIDMVWAEIAVAALAGSLFYGAIGMVERRVTFWHPSFRR; encoded by the coding sequence GTGACCCCCGCCAGCCCCGGCCGCGTCGGCGTCCGCTCCGTCGTCCTGCCCGCCGCGGCGCTCCTCGCCGCGCTCGCCGCCCTGGCGCTGCCGGTCGGGGAGGGCGGCGCCGGCCCGGGCTTCGCCGACGTCCGTCTGCTCTCGGCCGCCCTCGCGCTCGCCGCCGCGGCCTGGACCACGTGGAAACTCGCCCCCGCCGCGACGATCCTCGTCGGCCTCGTCGCCTCCACCAACGCCGCGGCCGTGGTGATCGGCGCGGTCGCCGCCGTCGGCACCGCGGTCGGTCCGGCGCACTGGGCGCTGCTCGTCGGCGGCTGGCTGACCGCGTGGGCCGCGACCGCCGCGCTCGCCGCCGCGCGCCCGGCCGATCCCGCCGCCGCCCGGATCGCCGGGCTCGCGGTGCCGGTGCTGTTCGGCGCCTGGATCCTGGTGCTGTGGGAGGCGCTGGTGCGCGGCCTCGGCGTGCCCGCGGTGCTGCTGCCGCCGCCGTCCGCGATCGGCGCCCGCCTCGTCTCCGAGATCCCGACCCTCGCCGCCGACTTCCGCCAGACCTTCCTGAAATCGGTTCTGATCGGCTGGGCCGCCGGCTGCGGCCTCGGCTTCGCCGTCGCGCTGGTGGTCGACCGCGTGCCCTTCCTGCGCCGCGGCCTCTTACCGGTCGGCAACCTCGTCTCGGCCCTGCCGGTGGTCGGCGTCGCGCCGATCATGGTGATGTGGTTCGGCTTCGACTGGCCGTCCAAGGCGGCGGTCGTCGTCATCATGACCTTCTTCCCGATGCTGGTGAACACCGTCGAGGGCCTCGCCGCCGCCGGCGCCATGGAGCGCGACCTGATGCGCACCTACGCCGCCGACCACCGCCAGGAGCTCCTGAAGCTGCGCCTGCCGGCGGCGATGCCCTTCGTGTTCAACGCGCTCAAGATCAACTCGACCTTGGCGCTGATCGGCGCCATCGTGGCCGAGTTCTTCGGCACGCCCATCGTCGGCATGGGGTTCCGCATCTCCACCGGGGTCGGCCGCATGGCGATCGACATGGTCTGGGCCGAAATCGCGGTCGCCGCGCTCGCCGGCTCGCTGTTCTACGGCGCGATCGGCATGGTCGAGCGCCGGGTCACCTTCTGGCATCCGTCCTTCCGTCGCTGA
- a CDS encoding ABC transporter substrate-binding protein, protein MKTTFLAALGLGAALGVADAAAADTVTLQLKWVTQAQFAGYYVAKDKGFYEEAGLDVTIKAGGPDIAPPQVIAGGGADVIVDWMPSALASREKGVPLVNIAQPFKRSGMMLTCLKETGITKPEDFKGKTLGVWFYGNEYPFLSWMAHLGIPTDGSAGGVTVLKQGFNVDPLIQKQAACISTMTYNEYWQVIDAGIPADQLVVFKYEDQGVATLEDGLYVLEDKLKDPAFVAKMAKFVKASMKGWDYARANPEEAAKIVLDNDETGAQTEKHQVRMMGEINKLTEGSDGTLDTAAADKTVETLLGGGSDPVITKPPVGAWSAAVTDAAKAL, encoded by the coding sequence ATGAAGACGACATTCCTCGCCGCCCTCGGCCTCGGCGCGGCCCTCGGCGTCGCCGACGCCGCCGCCGCCGACACCGTCACGCTGCAGCTGAAGTGGGTCACCCAGGCCCAGTTCGCCGGCTACTACGTCGCCAAGGACAAGGGCTTCTACGAAGAGGCCGGCCTCGACGTCACCATCAAGGCCGGCGGCCCGGACATCGCCCCGCCGCAGGTGATCGCCGGCGGCGGCGCCGACGTCATCGTCGACTGGATGCCCTCCGCCCTCGCCAGCCGCGAGAAGGGCGTGCCGCTGGTCAACATCGCCCAGCCGTTCAAGCGCTCGGGCATGATGCTGACCTGCCTGAAGGAAACCGGCATCACCAAGCCGGAGGACTTCAAGGGCAAGACCCTCGGCGTCTGGTTCTACGGCAACGAGTATCCGTTCCTGTCCTGGATGGCCCACCTCGGCATTCCCACCGACGGCAGCGCCGGCGGCGTCACCGTGCTGAAGCAGGGCTTCAACGTCGATCCGCTGATCCAGAAGCAGGCCGCCTGCATCTCGACGATGACCTACAACGAATACTGGCAGGTCATCGACGCCGGCATCCCGGCCGACCAGTTGGTCGTCTTCAAGTACGAGGACCAGGGCGTCGCCACGCTCGAGGACGGCCTCTACGTGCTCGAGGACAAGCTGAAGGACCCGGCCTTCGTCGCGAAGATGGCGAAGTTCGTCAAGGCGTCGATGAAGGGCTGGGACTACGCCCGCGCCAATCCGGAGGAGGCCGCCAAGATCGTCCTCGACAACGACGAGACCGGCGCCCAGACCGAGAAGCACCAGGTCCGCATGATGGGCGAGATCAACAAGCTGACCGAGGGTTCGGACGGCACGCTCGACACCGCCGCGGCCGACAAGACCGTCGAGACGCTGCTCGGCGGCGGCTCCGACCCGGTCATCACCAAGCCGCCGGTCGGCGCCTGGAGCGCCGCGGTCACCGACGCCGCCAAGGCGCTCTGA